In a single window of the Larimichthys crocea isolate SSNF chromosome XVII, L_crocea_2.0, whole genome shotgun sequence genome:
- the LOC109141548 gene encoding interferon-induced protein 44 isoform X1 — translation MNPRLTRSQQKSICSQLGSVRLKLLYKASIHGFTGAAFHQLCDNQGPTMSVGYNASGYVFGGYTRQPFSQSGQYVHDDQAFLFTFKQDNVLKYPVTSAAYAVRMIANSGPYFGEALAFVNGGQAKVHSNPGNYYNFNAAEMHGNDLNLTECEVYQVEAFPEFEKPWRSMVWETEKRTKMMESIKVYSPTVSSVSQLRVLLIGPVGAGKSSFFNSINSVFRGHVTSQAIAGSSTSSLTTQFRTYSVRAGRGGKPLPIILCDTMGLEENTGAGIDIDDIVNILKGHLPDCYQLNPSVALQSEALGYRKFPQIKDKIHCVAYVIDACKVSIMPAKLEEKLEAIRRKVNIMGIPQLVLMTKVDEACPFVSQDIRNIYKSSYIKEMMQEASARLGVPLSCIVPVKNYSEELELDPNCDILLLTAIIQMLRFADNYFDELSDRFSNIQTKE, via the exons ATGAACCCCAGGCTAACCAGGAGCCAGCAGAAATCAATCTGCTCCCAGCTGGGAAGTGTCAGACTAAAGCTGCTGTACAAGGCCAGCATCCATGGTTTCACCGGCGCAGCCTTCCACCAACTATGTGACAACCAAGGTCCCACAATGTCTGTGGGCTATAATGCTTCAGGTTACGTGTTTGGAGGCTACACCAGACAACCTTTCAGTCAGTCTGGCCAGTATGTGCATGATGATCAGGCCTTTCTCTTCACCTTCAAACAAGACAATGTCCTCAAATATCCGGTCACTAGTGCTGCTTATGCAGTGAGAATGATAGCTAACTCTGGTCCATAT TTTGGAGAAGCACTGGCATTTGTCAATGGAGGCCAGGCAAAAGTGCATAGCAATCCAGGAAATTATTACAACTTCAATGCTGCAGAAATGCATGGCAACGACCTCAATCTGACTGAATGCGAAGTCTATCAAGTGGAGG CATTCCCAGAATTTGAAAAGCCATGGAGATCGATGGTCTGGGAGACTGA GAAGAGGACAAAGATGATGGAGAGTATTAAGGTCTACTCTCCCACAGTCAGCTCTGTGTCTCAGCTTCGGGTCCTGCTCATCGGACCAGTTGGAGCTGGAAAGTCCAGCTTCTTCAATTCTATCAACTCTGTGTTCAGAGGTCACGTCACCAGCCAGGCCATCGCTGGCTCCTCTACCTCCAGCCTCACCACACAG TTCCGCACCTACTCAGTGAGAGCTGGACGAGGAGGAAAACCTCTGCCAATCATCTTGTGTGATACCATGGGactggaggaaaacacagggGCAGGGATTGATATTGATGACATCGTCAACATCCTCAAGGGACATCTGCCAGATTGTTATCAG CTCAACCCCTCTGTTGCTCTGCAATCGGAGGCCCTTGGCTACCGTAAGTTTCCACAGATCAAGGACAAGATCCACTGTGTGGCCTACGTCATTGATGCCTGCAAGGTATCCATCATGCCCGCAAAACTGGAGGAGAAGTTGGAAGCTATCCGCAGAAAGGTCAACATAATGG GGATTCCTCAGCTGGTCCTGATGACTAAAGTGGATGAAGCATGTCCTTTTGTTTCACAGGACATCAGGAACATTTATAAAAGCAGCTACATCAAAGAAATG ATGCAGGAGGCCAGTGCTCGGCTCGGTGTGCCACTGTCCTGCATTGTTCCAGTGAAGAACTACAGTGAAGAGTTGGAGTTGGACCCAAACTGCGACATCCTGCTGCTCACCGCCATCATCCAGATGCTTCGCTTTGCTGATAATTACTTCGATGAGCTGAGTGACCGATTCAGCAACATTCAAACCAAAGAATA A
- the LOC109141548 gene encoding interferon-induced protein 44 isoform X2, producing MNPRLTRSQQKSICSQLGSVRLKLLYKASIHGFTGAAFHQLCDNQGPTMSVGYNASGYVFGGYTRQPFSQSGQYVHDDQAFLFTFKQDNVLKYPVTSAAYAVRMIANSGPYFGEALAFVNGGQAKVHSNPGNYYNFNAAEMHGNDLNLTECEVYQVEAFPEFEKPWRSMVWETEKRTKMMESIKVYSPTVSSVSQLRVLLIGPVGAGKSSFFNSINSVFRGHVTSQAIAGSSTSSLTTQFRTYSVRAGRGGKPLPIILCDTMGLEENTGAGIDIDDIVNILKGHLPDCYQLNPSVALQSEALGYRKFPQIKDKIHCVAYVIDACKVSIMPAKLEEKLEAIRRKVNIMGIPQLVLMTKVDEACPFVSQDIRNIYKSSYIKEMMQEASARLGVPLSCIVPVKNYSEELELDPNCDILLLTAIIQMLRFADNYFDELSDRFSNIQTKE from the exons ATGAACCCCAGGCTAACCAGGAGCCAGCAGAAATCAATCTGCTCCCAGCTGGGAAGTGTCAGACTAAAGCTGCTGTACAAGGCCAGCATCCATGGTTTCACCGGCGCAGCCTTCCACCAACTATGTGACAACCAAGGTCCCACAATGTCTGTGGGCTATAATGCTTCAGGTTACGTGTTTGGAGGCTACACCAGACAACCTTTCAGTCAGTCTGGCCAGTATGTGCATGATGATCAGGCCTTTCTCTTCACCTTCAAACAAGACAATGTCCTCAAATATCCGGTCACTAGTGCTGCTTATGCAGTGAGAATGATAGCTAACTCTG GTCCATATTTTGGAGAAGCACTGGCATTTGTCAATGGAGGCCAGGCAAAAGTGCATAGCAATCCAGGAAATTATTACAACTTCAATGCTGCAGAAATGCATGGCAACGACCTCAATCTGACTGAATGCGAAGTCTATCAAGTGGAGG CATTCCCAGAATTTGAAAAGCCATGGAGATCGATGGTCTGGGAGACTGA GAAGAGGACAAAGATGATGGAGAGTATTAAGGTCTACTCTCCCACAGTCAGCTCTGTGTCTCAGCTTCGGGTCCTGCTCATCGGACCAGTTGGAGCTGGAAAGTCCAGCTTCTTCAATTCTATCAACTCTGTGTTCAGAGGTCACGTCACCAGCCAGGCCATCGCTGGCTCCTCTACCTCCAGCCTCACCACACAG TTCCGCACCTACTCAGTGAGAGCTGGACGAGGAGGAAAACCTCTGCCAATCATCTTGTGTGATACCATGGGactggaggaaaacacagggGCAGGGATTGATATTGATGACATCGTCAACATCCTCAAGGGACATCTGCCAGATTGTTATCAG CTCAACCCCTCTGTTGCTCTGCAATCGGAGGCCCTTGGCTACCGTAAGTTTCCACAGATCAAGGACAAGATCCACTGTGTGGCCTACGTCATTGATGCCTGCAAGGTATCCATCATGCCCGCAAAACTGGAGGAGAAGTTGGAAGCTATCCGCAGAAAGGTCAACATAATGG GGATTCCTCAGCTGGTCCTGATGACTAAAGTGGATGAAGCATGTCCTTTTGTTTCACAGGACATCAGGAACATTTATAAAAGCAGCTACATCAAAGAAATG ATGCAGGAGGCCAGTGCTCGGCTCGGTGTGCCACTGTCCTGCATTGTTCCAGTGAAGAACTACAGTGAAGAGTTGGAGTTGGACCCAAACTGCGACATCCTGCTGCTCACCGCCATCATCCAGATGCTTCGCTTTGCTGATAATTACTTCGATGAGCTGAGTGACCGATTCAGCAACATTCAAACCAAAGAATA A